The Actinopolyspora erythraea genome has a segment encoding these proteins:
- a CDS encoding phytanoyl-CoA dioxygenase family protein codes for MTAVHVCRGTLDDEERGDLVFAGDLVIFPGVTGLDAFRDRVDELVRTELGSTDPETAQFGLAPTEYLDAVREVQQRVRNDTAAHRLLLAALENTGIAASDTYWDWVHLRVLPHGKEHAGAGTSWHRDTWASNLYAQTNWWTPIYPITAGRTITFSPAQWSEAVANTSSDWVPRAYRGSGAENAGGAVTPELVHPQPTLPELQVVINPGDLLCFSGAHLHGTVPNESGRARFSVEVRTLCRTDVEQGRGASNVDGHASRSRHQWFHHVVDGTSPRSP; via the coding sequence ATGACAGCGGTGCACGTCTGCCGTGGGACACTGGACGACGAGGAGCGCGGCGACCTCGTCTTCGCCGGAGACCTCGTGATCTTTCCCGGCGTCACGGGGCTCGACGCCTTTCGCGACCGGGTCGATGAACTGGTCCGGACCGAGCTGGGCAGCACCGACCCGGAGACCGCGCAGTTCGGACTCGCTCCCACCGAGTACCTCGACGCGGTTCGAGAGGTCCAACAGCGTGTCCGCAACGACACGGCCGCGCACCGCCTGCTGCTCGCGGCACTGGAGAACACCGGAATCGCCGCTTCCGACACGTACTGGGACTGGGTTCACCTGCGGGTCCTGCCCCACGGGAAGGAACACGCGGGAGCTGGAACGAGCTGGCACCGGGACACCTGGGCGTCGAACCTCTACGCCCAGACCAACTGGTGGACACCGATCTACCCGATCACCGCGGGGCGCACGATCACCTTCTCCCCCGCGCAGTGGTCCGAGGCAGTCGCGAACACCAGCTCCGACTGGGTCCCTCGCGCCTACCGGGGTTCAGGCGCCGAGAACGCGGGAGGTGCTGTGACCCCCGAACTCGTGCACCCCCAGCCAACCCTTCCGGAACTACAGGTCGTCATCAATCCGGGTGACCTACTGTGCTTTTCGGGAGCGCACCTGCACGGAACAGTGCCCAACGAGTCCGGCCGAGCGCGGTTCTCCGTCGAGGTACGCACCCTGTGCCGCACCGATGTCGAGCAGGGCCGCGGTGCCTCCAACGTGGACGGCCATGCCTCCCGCAGCCGACACCAGTGGTTCCACCACGTGGTCGACGGCACCTCGCCGCGGAGCCCTTGA
- a CDS encoding TetR/AcrR family transcriptional regulator — protein MARTPRGDAGAKVLEAAHTLFHSKGIHAVGVDTLAARAEVTKTALYANFGSKDQLVVAYLRERDRLWQQQVDRITVEHDSPRDRVLAVFDAYDVWLAHDGWRGCAFLNAAAEYPDPGHPVREVIRHHKQGLRNYLRAQVQRIDAARQEDLCAQLVILLEGAVATSVVEQAPRPIRDARGLADALLPDTLEAS, from the coding sequence ATGGCGCGAACGCCTCGAGGGGACGCCGGGGCGAAGGTGCTCGAGGCTGCCCACACGCTGTTCCACAGCAAGGGCATCCATGCCGTCGGCGTGGACACCCTTGCCGCCCGGGCCGAAGTGACCAAGACCGCCCTTTACGCCAACTTCGGTTCGAAGGACCAGCTCGTCGTTGCCTATCTCCGCGAACGAGATCGGTTGTGGCAGCAGCAGGTGGACCGGATCACCGTGGAGCACGACTCGCCGAGGGACCGGGTGCTGGCTGTCTTCGACGCTTACGACGTGTGGCTCGCACACGACGGTTGGCGGGGTTGCGCCTTCCTCAACGCCGCGGCGGAGTACCCCGACCCCGGCCATCCGGTGCGCGAGGTCATCCGGCACCACAAGCAAGGGTTGCGGAACTATCTGCGGGCACAGGTCCAGCGGATCGACGCGGCGCGCCAGGAGGACCTGTGCGCCCAGTTGGTGATCCTGCTGGAGGGTGCCGTGGCGACGTCGGTGGTGGAACAGGCCCCGCGGCCGATCCGCGACGCCCGTGGGCTCGCCGATGCGCTGCTGCCCGATACGCTCGAAGCCTCATAG
- a CDS encoding MFS transporter, with protein sequence MSEALRQKNSGVTAGRQPWWITAALGSCVIAISYGLARYAYGLFVPQFALSFRIDGTGLGILGAMSTLGYALGLLAAPRTSMWSARGTLIGVCGLASAGMLLMSVSPNVVVFGAGLLFAGGSAGLTSPGLAQLVSDTIRPAIREQVQTWANAGTGWGWAVSAFTPMLVFGWRGVWLCFAVLALGMMVVGILAFPRGRPERREESETGAPVRTGWRPGMTAMLVNSVLLGLTSAPYLNFSRQAVREAGLSMPMSVWFWFCMGAAGLAGGLAGKAAQRYGLARANVGIWMLWAACIGMLAFPRLGAVAALSSATLFGAAFMALSGLCILWGARLYPNLAARGVTFSYLGLAFGQTVGSAAAGVLADFTNFSVVFAVTGLVSLLSWYQLIEPFGPPPPEAVPGDQAALPASTDRDGTAV encoded by the coding sequence TTGAGTGAAGCGCTGCGGCAAAAAAACTCCGGGGTCACCGCGGGACGCCAGCCTTGGTGGATCACCGCGGCCCTGGGATCCTGTGTCATAGCGATCTCCTACGGGCTCGCCCGGTACGCCTATGGATTGTTCGTACCGCAGTTCGCCCTGTCGTTCCGGATCGACGGAACAGGCCTGGGGATCCTGGGAGCGATGTCCACGCTCGGGTACGCACTGGGACTGCTCGCCGCCCCCCGGACCTCGATGTGGTCAGCACGCGGCACGCTTATCGGCGTCTGTGGACTCGCATCGGCCGGGATGCTCCTGATGAGCGTCTCACCCAACGTGGTCGTGTTCGGCGCGGGACTGTTGTTCGCCGGCGGAAGCGCGGGACTGACCTCCCCCGGTCTCGCGCAGCTGGTCAGCGACACCATTCGCCCCGCGATCCGGGAACAGGTGCAGACCTGGGCGAACGCGGGGACCGGCTGGGGTTGGGCGGTCTCGGCGTTCACCCCGATGCTGGTGTTCGGGTGGCGTGGCGTCTGGCTGTGTTTCGCCGTACTCGCCCTCGGGATGATGGTGGTCGGGATTCTCGCGTTCCCGCGCGGTCGCCCCGAACGACGCGAGGAATCCGAGACCGGCGCACCGGTGCGGACCGGCTGGCGGCCGGGCATGACGGCCATGCTGGTCAATTCGGTACTGCTGGGACTCACCAGCGCGCCCTACCTGAACTTCTCCCGGCAAGCCGTTCGCGAAGCCGGTCTCAGCATGCCGATGTCCGTCTGGTTCTGGTTCTGCATGGGAGCGGCGGGGCTGGCCGGCGGACTCGCCGGAAAAGCCGCCCAGCGCTACGGACTGGCCCGGGCCAACGTTGGCATCTGGATGCTGTGGGCGGCATGCATAGGGATGCTCGCGTTCCCCCGTCTCGGCGCCGTAGCCGCACTGTCGTCCGCGACGTTGTTCGGCGCGGCGTTCATGGCACTGAGCGGTCTGTGCATCCTCTGGGGGGCGCGGTTGTATCCGAACCTGGCCGCACGCGGCGTCACGTTCTCCTATCTCGGTCTCGCATTCGGGCAGACGGTGGGCTCCGCGGCGGCTGGTGTCCTGGCGGACTTCACCAACTTCTCGGTGGTCTTCGCGGTGACCGGCCTGGTCAGCCTGCTGAGCTGGTACCAGTTGATCGAGCCGTTCGGACCCCCGCCTCCCGAGGCGGTGCCCGGCGACCAGGCGGCGCTGCCCGCGAGCACGGATCGCGACGGGACGGCCGTGTAG